CGACCGGCCTGCCGTCGGTTGGCCCGAATTCCTCGTAATGGATGGTTCCGGCGTTAATCTCAATGATCGACATGGATGACTCCCGGCTCGATACACATTTACGAACAGTCTGCCGGTAACTTACCAACAGGGTGTATGGAAAACAAGAGACGTACTCAGGAAGAGCGTTCCGCGGCGACCCGCGAGGCGTTGATCTCGGCTGCCCGGCAGCTGTGGGGCGAACGCGGCTATGCCGAGGTGGGCACCCCCGAGATCGCCACTGCCGCCGGGGTGACCCGGGGCGCGATGTACCACCAATTCGCCGACAAGGCAGCGCTTTTCCTGGCTGTGGTGGAGGTCGTCGAACAGGACGTGATGGCCCGGCTGGCGACAGAGGTGGCGTCATCGGGCGCGGCGACTCCGGCCGACGCGATCCGGGCCGCGGTCGATGCCTGGCTGGAGGTGTCAGGTGATCCCGAGGTGCGGCAGCTCATCCTGCTCGATGCCCCGAGCGTGCTCGGTTGGGCCGGATTCCGCGATGTCGCCCAGCGCTATAGCCTCGGCATGACCGAGCAGCTGCTGGCCGAGGCGATCAAGGCGGGCCAGCTCGCGAAGCAGCCGGTGCGGGCGTTGGCGCACGTACTGATCGGTGCCCTCGACGAGGCGGCCATGGCGATCGCCACCGCCGAGGACCCGAAGAAGGCCCGCCGCGAGATCAGGCAGGTGCTACGCCGCCTGATCGATGCGATGTTGACTCCCTGAGCGCCGAAATGGCATTCCAGCAGGAAAAGTTCGAGAACAAGCCTGCTGGAATGCCGTTTCGCGGGGTAGGCGACTAACGCTCGGCGCGCTGGTAGGCCGTCACGACGGCCGCGCCGCCCAGGCCGATGTTGTGCTGCAGCGCTGCGTTGACGCCGTCGACCTGACGCTTGTCGGCGGTGCCGCGCAACTGCCAGGTCAGCTCGGAGCACTGGGCCAGGCCCGTCGCACCCAGCGGGTGGCCCTTGGAGATCAGCCCGCCGGACGGGTTGACCACCCAGCGACCGCCGTAGGTGGTGTCGTTGTTGTCGATCAGCCGCGGCGCCTCACCCTCGCCGCACAGGCCAAGGGCTTCGTACAGCAGCAGTTCGTTGGCGGAGAAGCAGTCATGCAGCTCGATGACCTGGAAGTCTTCGGGTCCGAGGCCGGACTGCGCGTAAACCTGCTGTGCGGCTTGGACATTCATGTCGTACCCGATGATGTTGGCGGCGCTGCCGTCGAATGTCGAGGCGAAGTCGGTGGTCATGGCCTGCCCGACGATCTCGACGGCCTGGCCGGCCAGCCCGTGCTTGTCGACGAATGCCTCGCTGGCCACGATCGCCGCGCCCGACCCGTCCGAGGTGGGGGAGCACTGCAGCTTGGTCAGCGGATCGGAGATCATCTTGGCGGCCAGGATGTCGTCGAGGGTGTACTCGTCCTGGAACTGCGCATACGGGTTGTTCACCGAATGCTTGTGGTTCTTGTAACCGATCTTCGCGAAGTGTTCGGCGGTGGTGCCGTACTTCTTCATGTGCTCGCGGCCGGCCGCGCCGAACATCCACGGTGCGACGGGGAAGGCAAACTCATCGATCTCGGCCAGCGCCTTGACATGCTTGCCCAGCGGAGATTCGCGATCCTGCGCACCCGCCTGAAGCGAGCCGGGCTGCATCTTCTCGAAGCCCAGCGCGATCGTGCAGTCGGCCAGGCCACCGCGAATCGCCTGTGCGGCAAGGTAAAGCGCGGTCGAACCGGTGGAACAGTTGTTGTTGACGTTGACGATCGGGATGCCGGTCATGCCCAGCTCGTAGAGCGCGCGCTGGCCCGAGGTGGAATCACCCGAGCAGTACCCGACGTAGCCCTGCTGAACCTGGTCGTACGAGATGCCCGCGTCCTCGAGCGCCTTGGTGCCGGATTCGCGCGCCATGTCCGGGTAGTCCCAACCCTCGCGACGCCCTGGTTTCTCGAATTTCGTCATCCCCACACCGACGACGAACACTTTGTTAGCCATACGACGGAACATACTTCATCGCGAAATCCGGGCAACCATCTTCAACTGGAGTTGGCGCAGCCGCACCGCCAGCGCTGCCGCGGCCAGTAGCGAGAACACTCCGAGCTGCCACCAGTCCGACGGATTGCCGCCGTCGCGGTCCAGGAAGTGGTTGACCGCGTGCAGGGTGTTGGCGACCAGGAATCCCGTCAGCACCACGGCGATCACGTCGCGCCACCAGAGCGCGAACAGCAGCGTCACGGCGATCCCGATCTGGAACACGCCCGCGTCGTGCAGAAAGTGCACGTGATTGGGCCAGTTGGCCCACTGCGCGAACGACGCCGGGTCGATCCGCATCCACACCCCGGTGACCAGCATGCTCAACGACGCCACCACGACGGTGAACTGAATGAATTTCATCTGCATACCCGTCAGACGGGATAGGGGGTGCGGATGTGACAGTCACATCCGCGGTCCGTGCCTCGTCCAAAGGGCATGACCTACCTCGCCGACCATTCCCTGCTGCTGACCGTGCCCGCGTTTCTGCCCGCGGTCCTGGTGGTGCTCGTCATCTCGTACGTGGCGCGGCGAGATCGTGCTTCCGCTGACGACGACGGTGGTGTAGACCTGAAGTAGAACGTGTTCTAATTCTCCTCGAGGGGGGTCTGTGGCGCTCAAAGTCGTGCAGTGGGCAACGGGTGGGGTCGGCGTGGCCGCGATCAAGGGCGTGCTCGAACATCCCGACCTCGAACTCGTCGGCTGCCGGGTGTACTCCGACGCCAAGAACGGCAAGGACGTCGGCGAGATCATCGGCTCCGAGCCGCTCGGGGTCGCGGCCACCAACAGCACCGAGGAGATCCTCGCACTGGACGCGGACGCGGTGATCTACTCGCCGCTCATCCCCAACCCCGACGAGGTCGCGGCGCTGCTGCGCTCGGGCAAGAACGTGATCACCCCCGTCGGCTGGCTGTACCCCAGCGAGAAGCAGGCCGCACCGATGCGGGCCGCCGCGCTGGAGGGCAATGCCACGCTGCACGGCACCGGCATCGCCCCGGGCGGGATCAGCGAGAAGTTCCCACTGGTGTTGTCCGCGATGGCCACCGGGGTGAACTTCGTTCGCGCCGAGGAGTTTTCCGACCTGCGCACCTACGATGCCCCGGACGTGGTGCGCCACGTGATGGGCTTCGGCGGCACCCCGGATACCGCGCTGAGCGGCCCCATGCAGAAGATGCTCGACGGCGGCTTCATCCAGGCCGTCAAGATGGTCGTGGATCACGTCGGGTTCAAGATCGATCCGCGGATCCGCGCCACCCAGGAGATCGCGGTGGCCACCGCGCCCATCGACTCGCCGATCGGCGTGATCGAACCCGGCCAGGTCGCCGGCCGCAAGTTCCACTGGGAGGCCCTCGTCGACGGCGAACCCGTCGTGCGGGTCACGGTGAACTGGCTGATGGGCGAGGAAAACCTGGACCCCGCATGGACTTTCGGGCCGGCCGGGCAGCGCTACGAGATGGAGGTCAGGGGCAACCCGGACTTCACCGTCATCATCAAGGGGTTCCAGTCCGAGGCCGGCGAGGAGGGCCCGGAGTCCGGCGTCGTCGCCACCGCGGCGCACTGCGTCAACTCGGTGCCCGCGGTGTGTGCCGCCGCACCCGGTGTGGTGACCTACCCGGATCTGCCGTTGATCAGCGGGAAGGCTGCGCCGAAGTTGCGGTGAGTGTTGGCTTGTGGTCGAGATATTGCGAAAATCTAGAACACAAGCCGACACTCGGCGTCCGTCGACCTCAGGGCCGCACCAGGATCCGGATCGGATTACCCTCCTGGCGCTCCAACTTGTCGATGCCGAGGGCGATGTCTTCCAGCGACACGATCTCACTGATCGAACGGGACAGATCCAAACGGCCCAGTGACACCAGCGTCGCCAGCGTGGAGATGTCGACGTTCTGGTACCCGAGATGGCCGAGCACCTGCTTCTGGGTCAGGCCGAACATCGACGTCGGGCCGATGGTCGGTTCCTGGGCACTCATCCCGACCGCGACCAGCCGGCCGCCGACGGTCAGCTGGCCCAGCGCCTGCTCGAACGTCGACTTGAGCCCCACCGCGTCGAACGCGACGTCCAGCCCGCGGCCGCCGGTGACGTCGGCGATCTTCTCGCCCAACCGCTCGTCACCGGCGTCGAACGCGTAGTCGGCACCGAGCTCCAAGGCGCGCTCCAGCACCTCAGGTTTGATGTCGACGGCCACCACCGGTACCGCGCCCACCAGCCTGGCCAGTTGCGCGATGTGGGTGCCGACGCCACCCAGACCCCATACTCCGACCGACTCGCCGATGCCGACCTTGCCTGTGCGCACCACCGCGCCGTACGGCGTCGACACCGCATCGGCGAGGATCGCGGCCTGCTCCAGCGGCACGTTGTCCGGCACCCGGGTGAGCCCGACCGCCTGAGCCAGAGTGTATTCGGCCCACGCCCCGTCATAGGCGAACGCCATCAACCGGATTCGCATGCAGTTGGCGATATCGCCGCGGCCGCAGTTGGGGCATTCCATGCAGGGGCGTCCGGCCGCGACGATCACGCGGTCGCCCTCGGCCCAACCCGTGACGCCCGGGCCGAGCTTGGCGATGGTGCCCGACGCCTCATGGCCCTGGGTGACCACCGGGGCCTGGGCCGGGAAGGTGCCGTTGATCAGGCTCAGGTCGGAATGGCAGATCCCGCAGAACGCGACCTTGACCAGCACCTCACCCGGGCCCGGTTTGGGAATCGGAACATCTTCCACCACAACCTTTTTGGTGTCGGCATAGAAGCGCTCCGCCCGCATGGTCGGCCCCAGATCGGATGTCATGGCTTCCCCCTTCGTTGCGGCTGCCCGGCTACTATCGGAAATCATGGCACTTCATCGGGTGCGCTGAGGTCATGTGCCGATTGTTCGGTCTGCACGCCGGGCGCCGACTGCTTCCGGCGACTTTCTGGCTGCTGGATGCCCCCGACAACCTCGCCGAACAGAGCCGGCGCAACCCGGACGGCACCGGCCTGGGCGTATTCGGTGCCGACGGCGTCGCAGCACTGTACAAGGAGCCGGTGGCAGCGTGGCAGGACTCCGAATTCGCCACCGAGGCACACGATGTCACCGCGACGACCTTCATCGCGCACGTCCGCTACGCCTCGACCGGGGCGCTCGATGTGGCGAACACCCATCCCTTTCTCCAGGGTGACCGGATCTTCGCGCACAACGGCGTCGTCGAAGGTCTGGACGCGCTCGACGAACGGCTGCGCGAACTCGGAGTGGCGGATCTCGTCAAAGGCCAGACCGACTCCGAACGGGTCTTCGCTCTCATCACCGCGGCCGTGCGCGCGCACGACGCAGATGTGGGCGCGGGCATCGTCGACGCCGTTGGGTGGTTGGCCGACAATGTCCCTCTCTACGCAGTCAACCTGCTGCTCAGCACGGCCACCGACATGTGGGCCCTGCGCTACCCGGACACCCACGACCTCTACGTGCTCGACCGCCGACACCCCGATCAGCGGCGCCTGCGCCTGCGCAGCGCCCGGATCCGCGCCGAATCCGAGCACCTGACGTCGCAGCCGTCGGTGGTGTTCGCCAGCGAACCGATGGACGGCGAGAACTGGCGGCCCCTCGCCCCCGGCGAGCTGGTGCACGTCGACGCGGACCTGCGGATCGGCACCCGGGTCGCGTTTCCGGACCCGCCGCGCCACCTCCTGCACCGCGATGACCTGTCCGCTCAGGCCGCCGCATCGCAGCACGCCTAGCTGCCGCTTCAGGCGCCCTGGCACACTCGACCTTCGTGACTTCCAAACGTGCACTGGTCCTCGCCGGTGGCGGTATCGCGGGCATTGCCTGGGAGACCGGCATCCTGCAGGGCATCGCCGACGAATCTCCCGAAACCGCCGACGCACTGCTCGCCTCCGACGTGCTGGTGGGTACGTCGGCGGGTTCGACGGTGTCCGCTCAGCTCGGAAGCGGGCTGCGGCTGGAGGAGCTGTTCGAGCGACAGGTGGGCCCCGAATCGGCCGAACTCGATCCCGGGACGAGTATCGACACCGTCACCGACCTGTTCGTCAAGGCCGTGCTGACACCCAACACCACCAAGGCGCAGAAGCTGCAGAGAATCGGTGCCGTGGCGCTCGACACCGCCACCATCGACCCGGAGGTCCGGCGCAAGGTGATCGAGGCGCGCCTGCCCTCGCACGACTGGCCCGACCGGGACCTGCGGATCTCGGCCGTCGACATCGACACCGGCGAGCTGGTGACGCTGGACCGCAACTCCGGGGTGTCGCTGGTCGACGCCGTCGCTGCCAGCTGCGCGGTGCCCGCGGTGTGGCCGGTCGTGACGATCGGCGGCCGCCGGTTCATGGACGGCGGCATCGGCAGTGCGGTCAACATGGTGCTGGCCGCCGACTGCGACACCGCGGTGGCCTTGGTGCCGCAGGGCCGGGCGACGCCGTCGCCGTTCGGTACCGGCGCGGCGCAGGAGGTCGACGGCTTCGACGGACGGTCGCTGGGAATCTTCGCCGACGACGACGCTCTGGCCGCCTTCGGCACGAACCCGCTCGACCCGGACTGCCGGGTGCCCTCGGCGCAGGCCGGTCGGGCGCAGGGCCGGCGGGTCGCAGCCGAGGTCGCCGAGTTCCTGAAGCGCTAGCCGTCGAGCGTGCGGGCGGTCAGTTCCCGCCCCACCTCGATCACCTCGGCGGCGCGATGGAATTCCAGGCTCCGGCACGCGGTGCGCGGCACCTCGATCAGCAGGTCGGGCGGGTAGGCGGCGAGCGTATGCCGGGCCAGCGCGGCCTGCGCGATATCGATCGTGCGGTTCATCACCTCGAAGCTGCCCAGCTTCGGCACCTCGGCCGGCTCCGGTATTTCGGGCGCATCCGGATCGTCGGCCGGGTCGTCCTCGGGATCGAGGGTGTCCTCGGCCGGGAGCGACGCCCCGAACCGGCTCAGCACCGCGCGGGCCGTCGGTCGATCCAGCATGGCCCGCACCGACGCCGTGTCCAGCACCGCCGACGTGCTGCGCATCATGCGGTTGAGCCATTCGGTGGTGGGCCGTCGCTCCGGATCCTCGGGGGTGGGCGCGGTGCCAGGGTCCCCGCCGGACAGGCTGACCGCGATGGTGAGGTCCGCGTTGACCGCGGCGATCGGCGCCATCGGCAGCGGGTCGAGAATGCCGCCATCGCCGAGCAGCCTGCCGTTGAGGACGTGCGGCGCGATCACGCCGGGGATGGCGATCGACGCCCGGATCGCCGAGTCCAGCGGGCCGCGCTGCAGCCAGACCGACTTTCCGGCGATCAGGTCGGTCGCGACGGCCGTGTAGGGGATGGGCAACCCCTCGATCGTGGCCTCGCCGATGATCTCGCGGACCGCGTCGAGAATCTTCTCCGCACGCAGGATGCCTGCCGCGGTGATCGACGGATCCAACAGCCGCAACACCGCCCGTTGAGTCAAAGTCCGTGCCCAGTCGGCGAACTCGTCGAGCTTGCCGGCCGCATGCAACCCGCCGACCAGCGCACCCATCGATGATCCGGATACACCGACGACCTCGTAACCGCGGTCGTGCAGCTCGTTGATCACCCCGATGTGCGCGTAGCCGCGAGCCCCACCACTGCCGAGGGCCAGAGCAACACGCATAACTCCATTGTGAAGCACGTGGGGGAGATGGTCGCCACCTCGCCCCCGAAGCCCCTGGCGTCGGCAAGTCTTAGAACATGGTTTGAGACCAGCTCTGCATCCGCCGCCCGGCGATGATGCCAATTAGCATCGGTACAAGGACATTTCGGGCCGGCCCGCGCCGCCGACCCGGATGCACCGTCGAATATTCGCGGGCTGCGCAGATCCCGGCATCGGTCAACCAACAAGGGGAGAATTTTTTGACCACGATCGAACACACCGCGGCCGAGATCGCCCACCCGTTCGACGACGCACGTGCCCAACTGCGCGATGCTGTCACGATCCTGGGCTACGACGACGGGATGTACGAACTGCTGGCCAACCCCCGCCGCGAGCTCACCGTCGCCGTGCCGTTGCACCGAGATTCCGGTGAGCTGGAACTGTTCATCGGACATCGCGTACAGCACAACGTCTCTCGTGGCCCGGCGAAGGGCGGCCTGCGCTATTCCGCCGACGTCACGCTCGACGAGGTGCGGGCCCTGGCGATGTGGATGACATGGAAGTGCGCCCTGCTCGATGTGCCCTACGGCGGCGCCAAAGGAGGGATCCGCGTCGATCCCCGCCGGTACAGCCGCGGCGAACTCGAGCGGATCACCCGTCGCTACACCAGCGAGATCAGTCCACTGATCGGGCCGGACCATGACATCCCCGCACCCGATGTCGGGACCGACGAACAGACCATGGCCTGGATGATGGACACCTATTCGGCCCAGCAGGGGCACACCGTTCTCGGTGTCACCACCGGAAAGCCGGTGAGTCTCGGCGGTTCGCTGGGCCGCGCCACATCGACATCGCGCGGGGTCGTGCACGTCGCACTGGCCGCGCTGCGGTCGCGTGGCATCAAACCCCAGGGTGCCACCGCCGCAGTGCAGGGCTTCGGGAAGGTCGGTGGGCACGCGGCACGTTTCCTCGACGAGGCCGGCGTCCGCGTCGTCGCGGTATCCGACCAGTACGGCGCGGTCAGCGCCGATACCGGCCTCGACATCGCGGCCCTGGCGCGTCACGTAGACGACACCGGGTCGGTGCTCGGCTTCGCGGAAGCCAACGCGATCAGCAACGAAGACCTGCTCGCAGCCGAGGTCGACCTCCTGGTTCCCGCCGCCGTCGAAGGGGTGATCCACGGCGGCAATGCAGGGCAGGTCAAGGCCACCGTCGTCGTCGAGGGAGCCAACGGGCCCACGACCCCGGAGGCGGATCGTCAGCTCAATGACGCTGGGACACTGGTGGTTCCCGACATCTTGGCCAATGCCGGCGGCGTCATCGTCTCCTACTTCGAATGGGTGCAGGCCAATCAGGCCTACTGGTGGGGTGCCGACGAAGTCGAGGCGCGGCTGGCCGAACGCATGCTGACCGCCTGGGAGCAGGTGAGCGCCCACGCCGACAAACTCCGGCGACCGCTGCGTGCCGCCGCGACCTGCCTGGCCGTCGAACGTGTCGCCCACGCCGGCCGGCTACGCGGGCTCTACCCGTAAGGTCGCGATCCGCATACGGCCATTCCGATGGATCCGCGAAACGGGATCGACAACACTGGGTGCCATGGCTGAGTTCAACGGCACCATCAACCTCGATATCCGCGATTCGACACCCGACTGGAGCGCTTTCACCGCCAAGCCGGCGCCCGATGGTGCGCCCAATGTGTTGGTGGTGCTCTACGACGACACGGGCTGTGCGTCCTGGTCGACCTACGGCGGCCGGGTGAACATGCCGACGCTGGATCGGCTTGCCGCCAACGGATTGACGTACAGCCAGTGGCACACCACGGCGTTGTGCTCGCCGACCCGCTCGACCTTCCTGACCGGCCGCAATCACCACCTCAACGGGTTCGCCTCGATCTCAGAGGCGGCGTCGGGCTTCCCTGGCTACTGCTCGCACATCCCGCCGTCCAACGCCACGATCGCTACCGTGCTGCGCGATGCCGGCTACGGCACCTACTGGGTCGGCAAGAATCACAACGTACCGATCGACGCCTGGACCGCCGGCGGTTCCAAGAAGGAATGGCCGCTGGCGCAAGGCTTCGACCGGTTCTACGGGTTCATCGGCGGCGAGACCAACCAATGGTTCCCGTCGCTGGCTGAGGATAACCACTACATCGACCAGCCCTACGGGCCGGAGGACGGCTACCACCTGTCGAAGGACCTTGCCGACAAGGCCATTGCGTTTCTGCAGGATTCGCGGCAGACCGAGCCGAACAAGCCGTGGTACCTGTGGTTCTGCCCCGGTGCCAATCATGCCCCGCACCACGCCCCCAAGGACTACATCGACAAGTACAAGGGAATGTTCGACGACGGCTACGAGGCCTACCGGGAGTGGGTCCTGCCGCGCATGATCGAGCGCGGAATCCTGCCCGAGGGCACCGAACTGACGCCGCTCAACCCGATGCCGCCCGGCACGTTCTCCGAAGGCGATTCGGTACGGCCATGGGACTCGTTGAGCGTGGACGAGAAGCGGCTGTTCTCCCGCATGGCTGAGGTCTTCGCCGGGTTCTCCGAGTACACCGACGCCCAGGTCGGTCGGATCATCGACTATCTCGAAGAGTCCGGGCAGCTCGACAACACCCTGATCATTTACGCTGCCGATAACGGGGCGTCGGGGGAGGGCAGCCCGAATGGCTCGGTCAACGAGAACAAGTTCTTCAACGGCTGGCCCGACGACATGGACGAGAACCTCGCCCTTATTGACGAATTGGGTACCCCGAATACTTATAACCACTACCCGACCGGGTGGGCGGTGGCGTTCTCGACGCCGTACAAGATGTTCAAGCGGTACACGTATCAGGGCGGGGTGTGCGATCCGCTGGTGATCAGCTGGCCCAAGGGCATCAAGTCCCGCGGCGAGGTACGCGACCAATACCATCACTGCACCGATATCGTGCCGACGATCCTGGAATGCTGCGGTGTCCCGATGCCCGATGTCGTTAACGGGGTACAGCAGCACCCACTTTCGGGAGTGTCGATGCGGTACTCGTTCGACGACGCCGACGCGCCGACGAGCAAGGAGACGCAGTACTTCGAGATGCACGGCCAGCGTGGCATCTGGCACAAGGGCTGGAAAGCGGTGACCGAACACGGGCCGACCAGCGGCATGAGCAACTTCGACAACGACCGCTGGGAGCTGTTCCACACCGACATCGACCGCGCCGAAGCCCATGACCTCGCCGACCAGCATCCGGATAAGGTTGCCGAGCTGGCGGACCTGTGGATGCGCGAGGCAAAGGCCAATAATGTGTTGCCGCTCAACGACTACGGCACCCGCGGTGAGGACCTGAAGAAGTTCCTCGCACTGGAATTCCAGGTCCCGGTGTCACCCAGTGGCCAATACGTCTACTACCCGGGTACCAGTCCGATCCCGGAGCGGTCGGCGGCCAACACGCACGCGGTGTCGTTCAAGGTGCTGGCCGACGTTGTGGTCGAGGCCGGGACGCAGGGCGTGATCTTCGCCCAAGGTTCACGGTTCGGCGGGCATGCGTTGTACGTCAAGGACGGCAAGGTCCGCTACGTCAACAACTTCCTGGGCATCGCGCCGATGCAGGTGCTGGAGGCGCCCCTACCTGCGGCCGGGCGGCACATCATCGGCGTCGATTTCGCCAAAGAGCGGATGGGCGAACACGGCGAATCGCACGGCACCGCAACGCTGTACGTCGACGAGGTCGCGTCAGACAGCAAGGAGATCCGGACGATGTCGGGCCACTATGCGCTGTGTGGTGAAGGTCTGTGCATCGGTTGCGACAGCTCTGATCCGGTGACCACCGACTACAGCGGCCGCTTCGACTACACCGGCGGCCGCATCGTCAAGGTGGTATTCGACGTGGCCGACGACGCCTACATCGACGTGGAACGGCACTTCGCCGCGGCAATGTCGCGAGACTAACCGACAGCGGCCTCGTCGACGGTGTCGAAGTATCGGTGCTGGCTCTCCACCTCCTGCCACCACGGCCAGCGTTTCGCCATCTGGTGCAGGTCGTCGCGCAGACCGGTGTAGCGGACTTCGACACCGTCGAGCTCGGTCTCCAGATCCCGCAGGCCGTCGAGGATCGTGGAGGTCAGCCAGGGCAACCGGGACAGATCGAGGATCACCACGCCGGGACGCGGTTCGGCCGCGGCGACCTTCGTGAGCACCGCGTCGACGTTGGCGCGCAGGTTTGCGGTGTACAGGCCGAGGTCGAACCGCAGCACCAGCGGTTCGACGCTGACCTGAACGACGTGAGCCCGATTGGCTTCCCGCAGTACGAAGTACAGGGTGAGCAGGACGCCGCCGGCGACGGCCGGCAGCAGACCGACGGTCAGGCCGAACACCCCGACGATCGCTGCCAGGCTGAATTCCAGTTTGTCGAACCTGTACAACCGCCGCAGGGCGCCGATGTCGATCAATCCGAGCACCGCGACCAGCACCATCGCGCCGAGCGTGGCCTGCGGCAGCTTCGAGAGCGCCGGTGCCAGGAACACCGCGACCAGCACAGCCAGCGCCGCGGTCACCAGACCGCAGACCTGAGACCGGGCCCCGGTGCGCAGGTTCATCCCGGTCTGGGAGAACCCGCCGGCCGGCGGCAGCGTGTGGAAGAACGAACCCACCACTGCGGCAATGCCGTTGGCGGACAACTCGCGGTCGGCGTCGATCTGTGGCTCATCGGGCCGGCGAACCCCACGCGCCACCGCGACGGTCTCCAGAAACGCCATCATCGCGATGGCCAGCGCACCGGGAATCAGGTGCCCGACATGGTCGAGAGCGGGCAGTGCAGGTAGCGGAATGCCTTGCGGCACCTCGGGAATCAACGCCACGCCCATCGACGGCAGCCCGCCGAAGGCCGCCAGC
Above is a window of Mycolicibacterium boenickei DNA encoding:
- a CDS encoding NAD(P)H-dependent amine dehydrogenase family protein, translated to MALKVVQWATGGVGVAAIKGVLEHPDLELVGCRVYSDAKNGKDVGEIIGSEPLGVAATNSTEEILALDADAVIYSPLIPNPDEVAALLRSGKNVITPVGWLYPSEKQAAPMRAAALEGNATLHGTGIAPGGISEKFPLVLSAMATGVNFVRAEEFSDLRTYDAPDVVRHVMGFGGTPDTALSGPMQKMLDGGFIQAVKMVVDHVGFKIDPRIRATQEIAVATAPIDSPIGVIEPGQVAGRKFHWEALVDGEPVVRVTVNWLMGEENLDPAWTFGPAGQRYEMEVRGNPDFTVIIKGFQSEAGEEGPESGVVATAAHCVNSVPAVCAAAPGVVTYPDLPLISGKAAPKLR
- a CDS encoding Glu/Leu/Phe/Val family dehydrogenase — translated: MTTIEHTAAEIAHPFDDARAQLRDAVTILGYDDGMYELLANPRRELTVAVPLHRDSGELELFIGHRVQHNVSRGPAKGGLRYSADVTLDEVRALAMWMTWKCALLDVPYGGAKGGIRVDPRRYSRGELERITRRYTSEISPLIGPDHDIPAPDVGTDEQTMAWMMDTYSAQQGHTVLGVTTGKPVSLGGSLGRATSTSRGVVHVALAALRSRGIKPQGATAAVQGFGKVGGHAARFLDEAGVRVVAVSDQYGAVSADTGLDIAALARHVDDTGSVLGFAEANAISNEDLLAAEVDLLVPAAVEGVIHGGNAGQVKATVVVEGANGPTTPEADRQLNDAGTLVVPDILANAGGVIVSYFEWVQANQAYWWGADEVEARLAERMLTAWEQVSAHADKLRRPLRAAATCLAVERVAHAGRLRGLYP
- a CDS encoding lipid-transfer protein encodes the protein MANKVFVVGVGMTKFEKPGRREGWDYPDMARESGTKALEDAGISYDQVQQGYVGYCSGDSTSGQRALYELGMTGIPIVNVNNNCSTGSTALYLAAQAIRGGLADCTIALGFEKMQPGSLQAGAQDRESPLGKHVKALAEIDEFAFPVAPWMFGAAGREHMKKYGTTAEHFAKIGYKNHKHSVNNPYAQFQDEYTLDDILAAKMISDPLTKLQCSPTSDGSGAAIVASEAFVDKHGLAGQAVEIVGQAMTTDFASTFDGSAANIIGYDMNVQAAQQVYAQSGLGPEDFQVIELHDCFSANELLLYEALGLCGEGEAPRLIDNNDTTYGGRWVVNPSGGLISKGHPLGATGLAQCSELTWQLRGTADKRQVDGVNAALQHNIGLGGAAVVTAYQRAER
- a CDS encoding zinc-binding dehydrogenase, coding for MGPTMRAERFYADTKKVVVEDVPIPKPGPGEVLVKVAFCGICHSDLSLINGTFPAQAPVVTQGHEASGTIAKLGPGVTGWAEGDRVIVAAGRPCMECPNCGRGDIANCMRIRLMAFAYDGAWAEYTLAQAVGLTRVPDNVPLEQAAILADAVSTPYGAVVRTGKVGIGESVGVWGLGGVGTHIAQLARLVGAVPVVAVDIKPEVLERALELGADYAFDAGDERLGEKIADVTGGRGLDVAFDAVGLKSTFEQALGQLTVGGRLVAVGMSAQEPTIGPTSMFGLTQKQVLGHLGYQNVDISTLATLVSLGRLDLSRSISEIVSLEDIALGIDKLERQEGNPIRILVRP
- a CDS encoding TetR/AcrR family transcriptional regulator, with translation MENKRRTQEERSAATREALISAARQLWGERGYAEVGTPEIATAAGVTRGAMYHQFADKAALFLAVVEVVEQDVMARLATEVASSGAATPADAIRAAVDAWLEVSGDPEVRQLILLDAPSVLGWAGFRDVAQRYSLGMTEQLLAEAIKAGQLAKQPVRALAHVLIGALDEAAMAIATAEDPKKARREIRQVLRRLIDAMLTP
- a CDS encoding patatin-like phospholipase family protein, which codes for MRVALALGSGGARGYAHIGVINELHDRGYEVVGVSGSSMGALVGGLHAAGKLDEFADWARTLTQRAVLRLLDPSITAAGILRAEKILDAVREIIGEATIEGLPIPYTAVATDLIAGKSVWLQRGPLDSAIRASIAIPGVIAPHVLNGRLLGDGGILDPLPMAPIAAVNADLTIAVSLSGGDPGTAPTPEDPERRPTTEWLNRMMRSTSAVLDTASVRAMLDRPTARAVLSRFGASLPAEDTLDPEDDPADDPDAPEIPEPAEVPKLGSFEVMNRTIDIAQAALARHTLAAYPPDLLIEVPRTACRSLEFHRAAEVIEVGRELTARTLDG
- a CDS encoding patatin-like phospholipase family protein, translating into MTSKRALVLAGGGIAGIAWETGILQGIADESPETADALLASDVLVGTSAGSTVSAQLGSGLRLEELFERQVGPESAELDPGTSIDTVTDLFVKAVLTPNTTKAQKLQRIGAVALDTATIDPEVRRKVIEARLPSHDWPDRDLRISAVDIDTGELVTLDRNSGVSLVDAVAASCAVPAVWPVVTIGGRRFMDGGIGSAVNMVLAADCDTAVALVPQGRATPSPFGTGAAQEVDGFDGRSLGIFADDDALAAFGTNPLDPDCRVPSAQAGRAQGRRVAAEVAEFLKR
- a CDS encoding class II glutamine amidotransferase, encoding MCRLFGLHAGRRLLPATFWLLDAPDNLAEQSRRNPDGTGLGVFGADGVAALYKEPVAAWQDSEFATEAHDVTATTFIAHVRYASTGALDVANTHPFLQGDRIFAHNGVVEGLDALDERLRELGVADLVKGQTDSERVFALITAAVRAHDADVGAGIVDAVGWLADNVPLYAVNLLLSTATDMWALRYPDTHDLYVLDRRHPDQRRLRLRSARIRAESEHLTSQPSVVFASEPMDGENWRPLAPGELVHVDADLRIGTRVAFPDPPRHLLHRDDLSAQAAASQHA